The DNA window CCCATGGCCATCACCCCGACCGCAGTGGCGATTCTCTGGAAAACGGGACTGGTCAGAGATGGCTGGATCAACACCGTTTTGATCGGATTACACCTGATTGACAAACCTATTGTCTTTATGGGGGCGGAGGGAATGTCCGCAGTCTTCCTGATCATCCTGATCGACACCTGGACCGTAACCCCTTCCGTCATGATTATTTTAATTGCAGGACTTCAGGGGGTACAGAGAGAGTTAAAAGAGGCGGCTTACTTATTCGGAGCTAATAAATGGCAGACCTTTAAGGATATTGTGATTCCAATCTTAAAGCCGTCTATTACCACGTCAATTATTATGAGACTGATTGCTGCCATACAGGTATGGTCGATTGCGGTTATGGTATTGGGATACAGTAAGGTTCCGTTCCTGGTAGAGCGAATCGCGTTCTACGTGGAAGCCGTACCCGGCGTCAACACGAGCCAGAAGCTTG is part of the Anaerotignum faecicola genome and encodes:
- a CDS encoding ABC transporter permease subunit → PMAITPTAVAILWKTGLVRDGWINTVLIGLHLIDKPIVFMGAEGMSAVFLIILIDTWTVTPSVMIILIAGLQGVQRELKEAAYLFGANKWQTFKDIVIPILKPSITTSIIMRLIAAIQVWSIAVMVLGYSKVPFLVERIAFYVEAVPGVNTSQKL